Proteins encoded in a region of the Methanofollis tationis genome:
- a CDS encoding NAD(P)/FAD-dependent oxidoreductase gives MEDGPRGAILQRDRETYAIVPRTPAGIVAPEDLENIARVARRYEIPVIKITSGQRMALVGIKAEDVEKIWNEIGMTVGEATAPCVHYVQACPGTAVCKYGVQDSLGLGLELEKVYQDLNLPAKLKMGVSGCPRCCGESYVRDIGVLGTAKGWTVTFGGNSGGRPRIGDVIAKDLAKEDVIALVKLLLDYYIENGKPGERTARLVDRVGIDAVKTAVRS, from the coding sequence ATGGAAGACGGACCAAGAGGCGCTATTCTCCAGCGCGACCGGGAGACCTATGCGATTGTGCCGAGGACGCCGGCCGGCATCGTCGCACCCGAAGACCTGGAGAACATCGCCAGGGTGGCGCGACGCTACGAGATCCCGGTGATCAAGATCACCTCAGGGCAGCGGATGGCCCTTGTCGGGATCAAGGCAGAAGATGTCGAGAAGATCTGGAACGAGATCGGGATGACGGTCGGTGAGGCGACCGCACCATGCGTCCATTATGTGCAGGCGTGCCCGGGCACGGCGGTCTGCAAGTACGGCGTGCAGGATTCGCTCGGTCTCGGGCTCGAGCTTGAAAAGGTGTATCAGGATCTGAACCTCCCGGCGAAACTGAAGATGGGGGTCTCGGGCTGCCCGAGGTGCTGCGGCGAGAGTTATGTGCGGGACATCGGGGTGCTCGGGACGGCAAAGGGCTGGACCGTGACCTTCGGCGGGAACTCGGGGGGGCGGCCCCGCATCGGCGACGTGATCGCAAAAGACCTCGCAAAAGAAGACGTGATCGCTCTTGTTAAACTTCTTCTCGATTATTATATTGAGAACGGAAAGCCCGGGGAGCGGACGGCGAGGCTGGTCGATCGGGTCGGGATCGACGCGGTAAAGACTGCTGTCCGTAGTTAG
- a CDS encoding TrmB family transcriptional regulator — protein sequence MTEDIVPLLKNLGLNEYEAKVYSTLVGLRKATARDIHEISGVPRGRIYEILHDLAQRGFIGVEEGSPTCYYLLDPDEVIDHLKEGYLCTLEKTRRAIREISFALPRPPPSVYMLRSDWAIDNHVRSLLKRAKKQVLLVCRDRQFLKRYLKELKAAEKRVDLCILVRNPDDFEGLDIPFVQAKGFVAELLDDAANSHPQFDGTVVFVDYGEFFITSLGGPETLAMTGSDAPMMRYLQHSLMASLDR from the coding sequence ATGACAGAAGATATCGTCCCCCTGCTCAAGAACCTCGGGCTCAATGAGTACGAGGCGAAGGTGTATTCCACTCTTGTCGGCCTGAGAAAGGCCACCGCCCGGGACATCCACGAGATCAGCGGGGTGCCGAGAGGGAGGATTTACGAGATCCTGCACGACCTGGCACAGCGGGGTTTTATCGGCGTTGAAGAAGGGTCACCGACCTGCTATTACCTGCTCGACCCCGATGAGGTGATCGATCACCTGAAAGAGGGGTATCTCTGCACCCTTGAGAAGACGCGACGGGCGATCAGGGAGATTTCGTTCGCGCTTCCAAGGCCGCCTCCCTCGGTATATATGCTGAGGAGTGACTGGGCGATCGATAACCATGTGAGATCCCTGTTAAAGAGAGCGAAAAAACAGGTGCTTCTTGTCTGTCGCGACAGACAGTTCCTGAAACGCTATTTAAAAGAGTTGAAAGCAGCCGAGAAGAGAGTGGACCTCTGCATCCTCGTTCGCAATCCCGATGACTTTGAAGGGCTGGATATCCCGTTTGTTCAGGCAAAGGGATTTGTTGCCGAACTGCTGGACGATGCTGCGAATAGCCACCCTCAATTTGACGGAACGGTCGTATTCGTCGATTACGGCGAGTTTTTTATCACCTCTCTCGGCGGTCCAGAAACCCTGGCGATGACCGGATCAGATGCCCCCATGATGCGATACCTGCAGCATTCGCTGATGGCGAGCCTGGACCGCTGA
- a CDS encoding efflux RND transporter permease subunit yields MKTPYERLADAINAHTAVVFGVAMAVFLIALFGLSMVTMETGDDTYINKDTPRGALLSHYKDTYGSDAIMLIFECDDVTDPAVLNYIDRLEETIRRERYIDSASGITDMMKQINGGVLPASIAEVSAIKSAIPAATLERYLPSSMMTITGVTLEPGIQSSVQQQVLDNIRTIIRISSPPPGLTVTVSGTPAFSQEMRQEMGSSMGILIMAAMLLMLLAVSTLFSHVRYRLLPVVIVAVGVILTFGLMGLFGIPISMTVIGAFPVLIGIGIDYAIQFHTRFDEEMQHGTIPDAVRATVANSGPSVLIAMLATSLGFIAMFFAPIPMIADFGVTCVIGVVCCYLSALIIVPVFGIITKYRVKEKTEILDDVEACELYWKGCETEYFHKKGSRGSLTEHYNRALGSVALTIAKNPVPVLLVFGLVALVGFQMDAYVPVNADQDTFVPSDMPALLDMQKVTRTMGSTTSIPVMVTGDDVLSADTLQWIDGFATYELERNDKITGASSIVTLIKQYNYGVIPDTEAGVRDVLSTIPDETKSRYLNGNMEAVILFSTVDMEMDTARSMIENLVKEAAWYPAPPGTTVRVTGSTEMFAALIDDITNSKTTMVIAGFVLILGFLLLVYRKFNAVTPLIPIVMIVGWNGAIMYLLGLDYTPMTATLGSMTVGVASEYTILIMERCEEELARGLGIYEAIQTAVQKIGMAITVSGMTTVFGFSALTLSAFNIISNFGIVTVITVGFSLVGAILVMPAVLAVMYRYSHPHAVNAAEIPAA; encoded by the coding sequence ATGAAAACACCCTACGAACGCCTTGCAGACGCTATCAACGCACATACCGCCGTCGTGTTCGGCGTAGCTATGGCTGTATTTCTCATCGCCCTCTTTGGCCTCTCTATGGTGACGATGGAGACCGGGGACGACACCTATATCAACAAAGACACACCAAGAGGCGCACTGCTCTCCCACTACAAAGACACCTACGGCTCAGACGCCATCATGCTCATCTTCGAATGCGACGACGTCACCGATCCTGCTGTCCTGAACTATATCGACCGGCTTGAAGAGACGATCAGGCGGGAGCGGTATATCGACTCGGCCTCGGGCATCACCGATATGATGAAGCAGATCAACGGCGGCGTCCTGCCCGCCTCCATCGCCGAGGTGAGTGCGATCAAGAGCGCGATCCCTGCGGCGACGCTTGAACGGTATCTTCCGTCCTCGATGATGACCATTACGGGCGTCACCCTGGAACCGGGCATCCAGAGCAGCGTCCAGCAGCAGGTGCTGGACAACATCAGGACGATCATCCGCATCTCCAGCCCCCCGCCCGGCCTCACCGTCACCGTGTCGGGCACGCCTGCATTCTCACAGGAGATGAGGCAGGAGATGGGGTCTTCAATGGGCATCCTCATCATGGCAGCGATGCTCCTGATGCTCCTTGCCGTCTCCACCCTCTTCTCCCATGTCAGGTACCGCCTCCTCCCTGTCGTGATCGTTGCCGTCGGGGTGATCCTGACCTTCGGGCTGATGGGGCTCTTCGGGATCCCGATCTCCATGACCGTCATCGGGGCCTTCCCGGTGCTCATCGGGATCGGGATCGACTATGCGATCCAGTTCCATACCCGGTTTGACGAGGAGATGCAGCACGGCACCATTCCCGACGCCGTGCGGGCGACCGTCGCCAATTCCGGGCCGTCCGTTCTGATCGCCATGCTTGCGACCTCGCTCGGGTTTATCGCCATGTTTTTCGCCCCAATCCCGATGATCGCCGACTTCGGGGTCACCTGCGTCATCGGGGTGGTCTGCTGTTATCTTTCGGCCCTGATCATCGTCCCGGTCTTCGGGATCATCACGAAATACCGCGTGAAGGAGAAGACCGAAATACTCGACGACGTGGAAGCCTGCGAACTCTACTGGAAAGGGTGCGAAACTGAATATTTCCACAAAAAAGGTTCCCGCGGCTCCCTGACCGAACATTACAACCGCGCCCTGGGCAGCGTTGCCCTCACGATCGCGAAAAACCCGGTTCCGGTTCTCCTGGTCTTCGGCCTCGTCGCCCTGGTCGGTTTCCAGATGGACGCCTATGTTCCGGTCAACGCCGACCAGGACACCTTTGTCCCCTCTGACATGCCGGCCCTTCTTGATATGCAGAAGGTTACCCGGACGATGGGTTCCACCACCTCGATCCCGGTCATGGTGACCGGAGATGATGTCCTCAGCGCCGACACCCTCCAGTGGATCGACGGATTCGCCACCTACGAACTGGAACGAAACGACAAGATCACCGGGGCGAGCAGCATCGTAACCCTGATCAAACAGTACAACTACGGCGTGATCCCCGATACTGAAGCAGGCGTGAGGGATGTCCTCTCTACGATCCCGGATGAGACAAAGTCCAGATACCTCAACGGAAATATGGAGGCGGTGATCCTGTTCTCTACGGTGGACATGGAGATGGACACCGCACGCTCCATGATCGAAAACCTGGTAAAAGAGGCGGCCTGGTATCCGGCCCCACCCGGGACGACGGTGCGGGTGACCGGGAGCACCGAGATGTTCGCCGCCCTCATAGACGACATCACCAACTCGAAGACGACGATGGTGATCGCCGGCTTCGTCCTGATCCTCGGGTTCCTCCTGCTCGTCTACCGGAAGTTCAACGCCGTCACCCCCTTAATCCCGATTGTCATGATCGTCGGGTGGAACGGGGCGATTATGTACCTGCTCGGTCTGGATTACACTCCCATGACCGCCACCCTCGGGTCGATGACCGTCGGCGTCGCCTCGGAGTACACGATCCTGATCATGGAGCGGTGCGAGGAGGAACTTGCGCGCGGTCTTGGCATCTATGAGGCGATCCAGACGGCTGTCCAGAAGATCGGGATGGCTATTACCGTATCCGGCATGACGACGGTCTTCGGGTTCTCGGCGCTGACCCTCTCTGCCTTCAACATCATCTCGAACTTCGGGATCGTGACGGTGATCACCGTCGGGTTCTCGCTTGTGGGCGCGATCCTGGTGATGCCGGCCGTGCTCGCCGTAATGTACCGCTACTCCCACCCGCACGCAGTGAACGCCGCCGAGATCCCGGCGGCATAA
- a CDS encoding MFS transporter has protein sequence MVQTTPPAPFDRRAAYLIILLFGAVSLCGDIIYEGARSVSGPYLFALGGSALVVGTVAGLGEFIGYALRLVSGRLADATRRYWTFTFLGYGMLIAVPLLALAGSWEVAALLFMIERMGKGIRAPAKDAILSNVTAGVGRGWGFGIHEALDQIGAVIGPVIISAAFFLRGDYRVGFALLLIPFAMMMIALTLTRSRAPAPAAIETATRPAPQAPPTRALVPYGIFTALTMAGFVAFPLVAYHFATTGIVSEAQIPLYYAVAMGVDAVVALAAGRAYDRVGLSVLAAVPVLGIAVPFLAFSLSPLWTLAGATLWGASMGIQETVMRAAIADYTHISKRALAYGIFNTIYGAGWFLGSVVLGWAYEISIPLVIGFAAGAQILALPIFFQAKRMMEALRH, from the coding sequence ATGGTACAGACCACTCCGCCCGCGCCCTTCGATCGGAGGGCGGCATATCTGATCATCCTGCTCTTTGGCGCCGTGAGTCTCTGCGGCGATATCATCTATGAAGGAGCGAGGAGCGTCAGTGGTCCCTATCTATTTGCCCTCGGGGGATCGGCGCTCGTTGTCGGGACTGTGGCCGGGCTGGGGGAATTTATCGGATACGCTCTCCGCCTTGTTTCAGGTCGCCTTGCCGACGCCACGCGCCGCTACTGGACGTTCACGTTCCTTGGCTATGGCATGCTGATCGCCGTCCCCCTCCTTGCCCTTGCCGGTTCATGGGAGGTGGCCGCCCTCCTGTTTATGATTGAACGGATGGGAAAGGGGATCCGGGCACCGGCGAAGGATGCGATCCTCTCAAATGTGACGGCAGGCGTCGGACGGGGCTGGGGTTTTGGCATCCACGAAGCCCTCGATCAGATCGGTGCGGTCATCGGTCCTGTCATCATCTCGGCCGCATTTTTTCTGCGTGGTGATTACAGGGTCGGATTTGCCCTCCTGCTCATTCCCTTCGCCATGATGATGATCGCCCTTACCCTCACCAGGAGCAGGGCACCGGCACCGGCGGCGATCGAGACTGCAACCAGACCGGCGCCGCAGGCCCCGCCCACCCGGGCGCTCGTCCCTTACGGGATCTTCACCGCCCTCACTATGGCTGGCTTTGTCGCCTTTCCGCTCGTTGCCTACCACTTCGCGACGACCGGCATCGTCTCTGAGGCACAGATCCCCCTGTACTATGCTGTTGCGATGGGTGTCGACGCCGTGGTCGCCCTCGCCGCAGGGCGGGCCTACGACCGCGTCGGTCTCTCTGTGCTCGCCGCCGTCCCGGTGCTCGGCATCGCCGTTCCCTTTCTCGCCTTCAGTCTCTCTCCTTTATGGACGCTCGCCGGTGCCACCCTCTGGGGGGCCTCAATGGGCATCCAGGAGACCGTAATGCGTGCGGCGATCGCCGATTACACCCATATCTCAAAGCGCGCTCTGGCCTATGGGATCTTCAACACGATCTATGGTGCAGGATGGTTTCTGGGCAGTGTCGTTCTCGGATGGGCCTACGAGATCTCAATTCCGCTTGTTATTGGCTTCGCTGCAGGGGCGCAGATCCTGGCCCTGCCCATTTTTTTCCAGGCGAAACGGATGATGGAAGCGTTGAGGCACTGA
- the infB gene encoding translation initiation factor IF-2 gives MAKKKKAEKESEGSKIRTPIVCVLGHVDHGKTSLLDWIRGSSVVSGEAGAITQHIGATLVPLDAIARMSGALKNLQINVPGLLFIDTPGHQAFTTLRARGGALADMAILVVDINEGFQPQTIEALEILRTYRTPFVVAATKIDRIHGWRVNQNAPFKTTFATQGDRVKQVFETRTYELIGKLSEMGFNCERFDRVSDFARNIAIVPVSGITGEGVPDLLMMLIGLAQRYMTDALAVSVDGPGVGTVLEVKEERGLGMTLDVILYDGVIGVGDEIAVATAEGVLNPKVRSLLKPRPMSEILVEEKFERVKSVTAAAGIKVSAPHLEGVIAGSPLRVIPDPAGRDAINEEVRREVEEIHVNLADEGIFIKADTIGALEALAKELEDHEIGIRKAEVGPVSRHDLIEVGTVKDPFHAVLLAFNTPILPDAVEILKDPSNKVTLFSGDIIYRLIEDYTEWVKEQQRRIEAQRFEHIVLPAKISILEGCVFRQSNPAVVGVRVLGGKLRNGVYLVRRDGKRIGQLKNIQVRGENVSEAEAGAEVAVSIDGPTIGRQISENDELFADIPEHHVKVLEKEMLGSLKPGMREVLEEYTAMRRKDEPFWGK, from the coding sequence ATGGCAAAGAAGAAAAAGGCAGAGAAAGAGAGTGAAGGTTCGAAGATCAGGACGCCGATCGTCTGTGTGCTCGGCCATGTCGACCACGGGAAGACCTCCCTCCTCGACTGGATCAGGGGCTCCTCGGTCGTTTCCGGCGAGGCCGGGGCGATCACCCAGCACATCGGGGCGACGCTCGTCCCGCTCGATGCCATTGCACGGATGAGCGGAGCCCTCAAGAATCTCCAGATCAATGTTCCCGGCCTTCTCTTCATCGACACCCCGGGCCACCAGGCCTTCACGACACTCAGGGCACGCGGCGGCGCCCTTGCGGACATGGCAATCCTGGTTGTCGACATCAACGAGGGCTTCCAGCCCCAGACCATCGAGGCGCTTGAGATCCTCCGCACCTACCGCACGCCCTTCGTTGTCGCCGCCACCAAGATTGACCGTATCCACGGCTGGCGGGTAAACCAGAACGCACCCTTCAAGACCACATTTGCGACCCAGGGCGACCGGGTGAAGCAGGTCTTCGAGACCAGAACCTACGAGTTGATCGGCAAACTCTCTGAGATGGGATTCAACTGCGAACGCTTCGACCGGGTGAGCGACTTCGCCCGAAACATCGCCATCGTCCCGGTCTCGGGGATCACCGGCGAAGGGGTGCCCGACCTCCTGATGATGCTCATCGGTCTCGCCCAGCGCTATATGACCGATGCCCTTGCGGTATCGGTCGACGGTCCCGGCGTGGGCACGGTGCTCGAGGTGAAGGAGGAGCGTGGGCTTGGCATGACCCTCGACGTGATCCTGTACGACGGCGTGATCGGGGTCGGCGACGAGATCGCCGTCGCTACTGCTGAAGGGGTGCTCAACCCGAAGGTGCGCTCACTCCTCAAACCGAGGCCGATGTCTGAGATCCTTGTCGAAGAGAAGTTCGAACGGGTGAAGTCCGTCACGGCCGCTGCCGGGATCAAAGTCTCTGCTCCCCACCTCGAGGGCGTGATCGCAGGCTCTCCCCTCAGGGTCATTCCTGACCCGGCAGGGCGCGACGCCATCAACGAGGAGGTGCGCCGCGAGGTCGAGGAGATCCATGTCAATCTTGCCGATGAGGGAATCTTCATTAAAGCCGACACCATCGGTGCCCTTGAAGCCCTTGCAAAGGAACTCGAAGATCATGAGATCGGGATCAGGAAAGCCGAGGTTGGTCCGGTCTCGCGCCACGACCTGATCGAGGTCGGGACCGTGAAGGATCCATTCCACGCTGTTCTTCTCGCATTCAATACGCCGATTCTTCCTGACGCCGTCGAGATCCTCAAAGACCCCTCGAACAAGGTCACGCTCTTCTCGGGCGACATCATCTATCGGCTCATCGAAGACTACACCGAATGGGTCAAGGAGCAGCAGCGCCGGATCGAGGCCCAGCGCTTCGAGCACATCGTGTTGCCGGCGAAAATATCCATCCTCGAGGGATGTGTCTTTCGCCAGAGCAATCCGGCGGTCGTCGGTGTCAGGGTGCTCGGCGGCAAGTTGAGGAACGGCGTTTATCTGGTGCGCCGCGACGGCAAACGGATCGGGCAGCTGAAGAATATTCAGGTCCGGGGAGAAAACGTCTCTGAAGCGGAGGCCGGAGCGGAAGTTGCAGTTTCCATCGATGGCCCGACGATCGGGCGGCAGATCAGTGAGAATGACGAACTCTTTGCAGATATCCCGGAACACCACGTAAAAGTGCTGGAAAAGGAGATGCTCGGGAGTCTGAAGCCCGGCATGCGCGAGGTGCTTGAGGAGTACACCGCGATGCGGAGGAAGGACGAGCCCTTCTGGGGCAAGTAG
- a CDS encoding 30S ribosomal protein S6e, translating to MVDFKVVVSDRKAGRAYNIEASGAAASAFVGKKIGDKVEGAPLGLAGYSLQITGGSDRTGIAARKDLPGAGRRRILLSKGFGFHPEHEGERRRKTIRGNEITQDFVQINAVVAAYGEKSMDELLGKAEAAQN from the coding sequence ATGGTCGATTTCAAAGTTGTCGTATCTGACAGAAAAGCTGGCCGCGCCTACAATATTGAGGCAAGCGGGGCGGCAGCATCAGCATTCGTCGGAAAGAAGATCGGGGACAAGGTCGAGGGCGCGCCTCTCGGCCTTGCCGGATACAGCCTTCAGATTACCGGGGGATCTGACCGGACCGGGATTGCCGCACGCAAAGACCTGCCGGGTGCAGGCCGCAGGAGAATCCTTCTCTCGAAGGGGTTCGGCTTCCACCCTGAGCATGAGGGTGAGCGGAGGAGAAAGACTATTCGCGGTAACGAGATCACGCAAGACTTCGTCCAGATCAACGCGGTCGTCGCAGCCTATGGCGAAAAGTCCATGGACGAACTCCTCGGCAAGGCCGAAGCAGCACAAAACTAA
- a CDS encoding DUF2240 family protein → MSLKVTVAAPFKQMHRGDLDKNQFVFFLALDRKWMNVDQAHTVLRLAASAGLVRIDGGKISPLFDVSSVSIPLGFRPGEEIFAAPNPCSDLVARIARETGQKEQEVVAAMNRAIEEFDGNLRVEAAAVLLARTYGVGWSDLLPALRENLLREK, encoded by the coding sequence GTGAGCCTGAAGGTCACGGTCGCCGCCCCCTTCAAACAGATGCACCGGGGCGATCTCGACAAAAACCAGTTCGTTTTTTTCCTTGCTCTGGACAGAAAATGGATGAATGTCGATCAGGCGCATACGGTCTTACGTCTTGCCGCGTCTGCGGGGCTTGTAAGGATTGACGGGGGGAAAATATCGCCGCTCTTCGATGTCTCCTCGGTCTCGATCCCCCTCGGTTTCAGGCCGGGAGAAGAGATTTTCGCCGCCCCAAACCCCTGTAGCGATCTCGTGGCGCGGATCGCCAGGGAAACCGGGCAGAAGGAACAGGAGGTGGTTGCCGCGATGAACCGGGCGATCGAGGAGTTTGATGGGAACCTGAGAGTGGAAGCTGCTGCTGTGCTGCTGGCGCGGACATACGGGGTCGGGTGGTCCGACCTCCTGCCTGCACTCCGCGAGAATCTTCTCAGGGAAAAATAG
- a CDS encoding DsrE family protein has product MESYRAIFHLDEPAKAPLVFANLGNLLDDLGGSVVVEVVANSEGVKVFLLTGQYTARFREYAEQGVQFAVCANSLRALGFTRDDFPRAVRVVPSGVGEIVRRQAEGYAYIRP; this is encoded by the coding sequence ATGGAGAGTTACCGGGCAATTTTTCACCTTGACGAGCCTGCAAAGGCTCCTCTTGTCTTTGCGAATCTCGGGAACCTTCTCGATGACCTCGGCGGGTCCGTTGTCGTCGAAGTGGTGGCGAACAGCGAGGGGGTGAAGGTCTTTCTTCTCACCGGACAGTACACCGCCCGGTTTCGTGAATATGCGGAGCAGGGGGTGCAGTTTGCGGTCTGTGCCAACAGTCTGCGGGCGCTTGGATTTACGCGGGATGATTTTCCGCGGGCGGTCCGGGTGGTGCCCTCTGGTGTCGGGGAGATCGTGCGGCGGCAGGCCGAGGGCTACGCCTATATCCGGCCATAA
- a CDS encoding 30S ribosomal protein S8e, protein MQWQGRSVRRLTGGRNHLACGKKRFERGRAPAETHVGENRNRLMRVHGGNVKVRALRANVAAVSSPATGETKKVTIQTVEANPANINYVRRNLLTRGAIIRTEIGRARITSRPGQDGVVNAVLIE, encoded by the coding sequence ATACAGTGGCAAGGTAGATCAGTCCGGCGCCTGACCGGCGGAAGGAACCACCTGGCGTGCGGCAAGAAGCGCTTTGAGCGCGGCCGCGCACCGGCGGAGACGCATGTAGGCGAGAACAGGAACCGGCTTATGCGGGTTCACGGCGGAAACGTGAAGGTACGGGCGCTGCGTGCGAATGTCGCCGCAGTCTCGAGCCCCGCGACCGGCGAAACAAAGAAGGTCACCATCCAGACCGTAGAGGCAAACCCGGCAAACATCAACTATGTGCGCCGGAACCTCCTCACCCGCGGTGCGATCATCAGGACCGAGATCGGGCGCGCACGGATCACAAGCCGCCCCGGACAGGACGGCGTCGTCAACGCCGTCCTGATCGAATAA